Proteins encoded together in one Onychomys torridus chromosome 1, mOncTor1.1, whole genome shotgun sequence window:
- the Znf667 gene encoding zinc finger protein 667 isoform X2: MQKDLYEDVMLENYQNLVSLGLACRRPNIITSLEKGKAPWVVEPSRRRRGPESGSKCETKKLPPNPCNKSGQSIHQKPVSSQQKVTTGKTNCNKNALLRKPKKRHSGKKSLKCNNCGKTFSRSLSFKLHQDFHTGERSYGCSNCRQVFRQILSLVLHQRVHNRKKSYECDECGEIFNKKLTLMIHRRTHNGKENMNHEKAPGSCPSFSKHPNSHIVESIHQCRKCEQAFSRMSSLLLHKRIHNRKKIQQYNKYGRGFKKKTVLMHKRICIGKKTHETKKALSQGLKQRTHRLENPFTCRKCGKSFSRILPLMLHQRIHTSGKFYKCDKCQKDFRRLSTLILHLRTHKEEKQFKCNKCEKVCNRYSSLIQHQKIHKRKKKLIECKECGKMFCGMKNLKVHLNIHSEEKPFKCNKCSKVFGRQSFLIEHQRIHTGEKPYQCEECGKAFSHRISLTRHKRIHSEDRPYECDQCGKAFSQSAHLAQHERIHTGEKPYACKTCKKSFTQRISLILHERSHTGEKPYECNQCGKAFSSGSDLIRHQRSHSSEKPYECSKCGKAYSRSSSLIRHQSTHSEEKS, encoded by the coding sequence AATCAGGGTCTAAGTGTGAGACCAAGAAGTTACCACCAAATCCATGTAACAAATCTGGGCAAAGTATCCACCAGAAACCAGTTTCTTCACAACAAAAGGTCACCACAGGGAAGACAAATTGTAACAAAAATGCACTCCTAAGAAAACCCAAGAAAAGACATTCAGGCAAGAAATCTTTAAAGTGTAATAATTGTGGGAAAACCTTTTCTCGAAGTTTGTCTTTCAAACTTCATCAAGACTTTCACACTGGAGAGAGGTCTTATGGATGCAGTAATTGTAGACAAGTTTTCAGACAGATCTTATCCCTCGTTCTTCATCAGAGAGTTCACAATCGGAAGAAAAGCTATGAATGTGATGAATGTGgggaaatttttaataaaaaattaactctGATGATACATAGGAGAACTCACAATGGGAAGGAAAATATGAACCATGAGAAGGCCCCAGGTTCATGCCCATCTTTCAgtaaacaccctaatagtcacATTGTTGAGAGTATCCACCAGTGCAGAAAATGTGAGCAAGCCTTCAGCCGGATGTCATCCCTTTTACTTCATAAGAGAATtcacaatagaaagaaaatacaacaatACAATAAATATGGCAGAGGGTTCAAAAAGAAGACAGTCCTTATGCATAAGAGAATTTGTATTGGAAAGAAAACTCATGAAACTAAGAAAGCCTTAAGTCAGGGTCTCAAGCAGAGAACTCACCGTTTAGAAAATCCTTTTACATGTAGGAAATGTGGGAAGTCCTTCAGTAGGATCTTACCCTTAATGCttcatcagagaattcacactTCAGGGAAATTCTACAAATGTGATAAATGCCAGAAAGACTTTAGACGGCTTTCGACCCTTATTCTGCACCTAAGAACTCATAAGGAGGAGAAGCAGTTTAAGTGCAATAAATGTGAGAAAGTGTGCAATCGGTATTCATCCCTTATTCAACACCAGAAAattcataaaaggaaaaagaaactcatTGAGTGCAAGGAATGTGGAAAGATGTTTTGTGGAATGAAAAACCTTAAAGTACATCTGAACATTCATTCAGAAGAGAAACCTTTCAAATGCAATAAATGTAGTAAAGTCTTTGGCCGCCAGTCGTTTCTTATTgaacatcaaagaattcatactggagaaaagccCTATCAGTGTGAAGAATGTGGGAAAGCATTCAGTCACCGAATATCTCTTACCCGACATAAGCGAATTCACAGTGAAGACAGACCTTACGAGTGTGatcagtgtgggaaagccttcagccAGAGTGCTCACCTTGCACAacatgaaagaattcacactggagagaagccctatgcaTGCAAAACATGTAAGAAGTCCTTTACTCAGCGCATATCCCTCATTCTACATGAAAGAAGTCACACGGgggagaaaccctatgaatgtaatcaatgtgggaaGGCGTTTAGTAGTGGCTCGGACCTCATACGACATCAGAGAAGTCATTCTTCAGAGAAACCGTATGAATGTAGCAAATGTGGGAAGGCATATAGTCGGAGCTCATCTCTGATCCGACATCAGAGCACACATTCAGAGGAAAAGTCCTGA